From a single Chloroflexota bacterium genomic region:
- a CDS encoding 2-oxo acid dehydrogenase subunit E2 yields the protein MIIELPQVGESVTEGTIVQWLKQVGDSVDRYDPLVEVLTDKVSMEVPSPVAGVITEILAMEGETLPMGAPIASIQTADAANTDSDSVLTADTTPAAEDAAQSETTTVVSDEQHSASRIGVLLKDVAPVGPTGSGNVVAPAPDDGPAPQFRSAGSRRRRYSPAVQRLADEHGIDLQQVEGTGINGRVTRKDVLAYIESQADAAVQAPATPAAPVPATSPQESADEERLPLSPVRRVIAANMKRSVSEIPSAWSITEVDVSGLVRRRHALKDEFMQREGVNLTYLHFVIKAVAESLRENPLLNSSWGDDAIILKRRINIGIAAATPDGLVVPVLRDADTLSVAGIAARVSELTTRARQGKLTIEDMQSGTFTLNNTGALGSVASQPIINHPQAAILTTEAVVKRPVVIGDAIAIRSMMNICLTFDHRIMDGAEASTFTNAVKRRLEAITDDTGIY from the coding sequence ATGATAATCGAACTGCCGCAGGTCGGCGAATCCGTAACCGAGGGCACCATCGTCCAGTGGCTGAAGCAGGTCGGCGACAGCGTGGATAGATACGACCCGCTCGTCGAAGTGCTCACGGACAAGGTCAGCATGGAAGTGCCATCGCCGGTCGCAGGCGTCATCACGGAAATCCTCGCTATGGAAGGTGAGACACTGCCCATGGGCGCGCCCATCGCGTCCATACAGACCGCAGACGCGGCGAATACTGATTCTGATTCCGTGTTAACCGCTGACACCACACCCGCCGCCGAAGACGCCGCGCAGTCCGAAACTACGACCGTCGTATCCGATGAACAACACTCAGCAAGCCGCATCGGTGTACTGCTAAAGGATGTCGCGCCCGTAGGTCCCACCGGGTCCGGCAATGTCGTCGCCCCCGCGCCCGACGATGGGCCTGCGCCGCAATTTAGGAGCGCAGGCAGTCGCCGTCGCAGATACTCGCCTGCGGTGCAGCGGCTCGCTGACGAGCACGGCATTGACTTGCAACAAGTCGAAGGCACGGGCATAAACGGTCGTGTAACCCGCAAGGATGTACTGGCGTACATCGAATCGCAGGCTGATGCCGCAGTTCAAGCACCAGCCACGCCTGCGGCGCCCGTTCCCGCAACATCGCCGCAGGAAAGTGCGGACGAAGAGCGCCTGCCGCTGTCGCCCGTGCGCCGCGTGATTGCCGCAAACATGAAGCGCAGCGTGTCCGAAATCCCGTCTGCGTGGTCTATCACGGAAGTCGATGTGAGCGGATTGGTGCGCCGCCGACATGCCCTGAAGGACGAATTCATGCAGCGCGAAGGCGTCAACCTGACTTACTTGCACTTTGTTATCAAGGCGGTCGCGGAATCCCTGCGCGAAAACCCGCTGCTAAACTCGTCGTGGGGCGATGACGCGATAATCCTGAAGCGGCGCATTAACATCGGCATAGCAGCCGCCACGCCGGACGGGCTGGTTGTTCCAGTGCTGCGAGACGCAGATACGCTCAGCGTCGCGGGCATCGCTGCGCGCGTATCCGAATTAACGACGCGCGCTCGGCAGGGCAAGCTGACCATCGAAGATATGCAGTCCGGCACATTCACGCTGAACAACACCGGCGCGCTCGGTTCAGTCGCATCGCAGCCGATAATCAACCACCCGCAGGCGGCGATTCTCACCACCGAAGCGGTCGTCAAGCGACCGGTCGTTATTGGCGACGCCATAGCCATTCGCTCGATGATGAACATCTGCCTGACATTCGACCACCGCATAATGGACGGCGCGGAGGCGTCCACGTTCACCAACGCCGTCAAGCGCCGACTCGAAGCCATCACCGATGACACGGGCATCTACTAG
- a CDS encoding ABC transporter permease: MRNQPEQAEQLAIRLAPSPGARVRRALAASVLIMRGNPNVIIGVVILATILLMTAFSPIIVRSDYTQTTTDLRLPPSSEHWFGTDAFGRDVFDRVIAGSRVSLYVGFAVTVVSVVLGLVIALFAGYFRFLDHILMRIVDGLLAFPTILLALALIALLGGSVNNVIIALSVTGTASKVRLVRGQVLSLREEQFVEAARAIGAPVWRILFLHIAPNTFGIVMVQATFTLATAILAEASLSFLGAGVPEFIPTWGNIVATGKGYVQVAFWISFFPGVFLTATVLAVVLIGDALRDYLDPRLKGQFLSE, encoded by the coding sequence ATGCGGAATCAGCCGGAACAGGCAGAGCAATTGGCAATCAGGCTTGCGCCAAGCCCAGGCGCGCGCGTGCGTCGTGCGCTTGCCGCCAGTGTGCTCATAATGCGCGGCAATCCGAATGTGATTATCGGCGTGGTGATACTCGCCACTATCTTGCTGATGACGGCGTTCTCGCCCATCATTGTGCGCTCCGACTACACGCAGACAACTACCGACCTGCGACTGCCTCCGTCATCGGAGCATTGGTTTGGCACAGACGCATTCGGACGCGATGTGTTCGATCGCGTGATTGCCGGCAGTCGAGTGTCGCTGTATGTCGGCTTTGCGGTAACGGTCGTATCGGTCGTTCTCGGACTGGTCATCGCGCTGTTCGCCGGATATTTCCGCTTCCTCGACCACATCCTGATGCGCATCGTGGACGGCTTGCTGGCATTCCCCACGATATTGCTGGCGCTCGCGCTCATCGCGCTGCTGGGCGGCAGCGTGAACAATGTCATCATCGCGCTGTCAGTAACCGGCACGGCGAGTAAGGTACGCCTGGTGCGCGGGCAGGTTTTGAGCCTACGCGAAGAGCAGTTCGTGGAGGCGGCGCGTGCGATTGGCGCGCCGGTGTGGCGCATCTTGTTCCTACACATCGCGCCGAATACATTCGGTATCGTGATGGTGCAGGCGACATTTACCCTAGCAACCGCGATACTAGCCGAGGCGAGCCTGAGTTTCCTAGGCGCAGGCGTGCCGGAATTCATCCCAACTTGGGGCAACATAGTGGCAACGGGCAAGGGCTATGTACAAGTCGCATTCTGGATTTCGTTCTTCCCTGGCGTATTCCTAACCGCCACCGTGCTAGCCGTAGTCCTAATTGGCGATGCCCTCCGCGACTACCTAGACCCGCGCCTCAAGGGTCAATTCTTGTCGGAGTAG
- the lipB gene encoding lipoyl(octanoyl) transferase LipB — MSVTNTCLVVSLGVMDYLAAYDLQRRTHALVAARKMPDVLLLLEHPHVYTLGRRGKQSDILASSDTLRRLNAETHFTDRGGEATYHGPGQLVGYPIINLRRWGGGVRDYVETLERTLISSLNEYGIVAHSEGKPTGVWVEDAKIAAIGVHVSRSVTTHGFALNVCPDLSYFDHIVPCGMPGAQVTSVAQELGRGLTVSDMLPVLTRVFGRKFGLAIEWSSLDAIQSAAAPTPTRIDP; from the coding sequence ATGAGCGTCACGAACACCTGCCTAGTCGTCTCGCTTGGCGTGATGGACTACCTCGCCGCTTACGATTTACAGCGGCGCACGCACGCACTAGTAGCCGCTCGCAAGATGCCCGATGTTCTGCTGCTGCTGGAGCATCCACACGTCTATACGCTCGGACGCAGAGGAAAGCAATCCGACATCCTCGCCTCTTCTGACACTCTCAGGCGGCTCAATGCCGAGACCCACTTCACCGACAGAGGCGGCGAAGCGACTTACCACGGTCCCGGCCAGCTCGTCGGCTATCCCATCATCAACCTGCGCCGCTGGGGCGGCGGCGTGCGCGACTATGTAGAGACGCTTGAGCGAACTCTGATAAGTTCTCTGAATGAGTATGGCATTGTGGCGCACAGCGAAGGCAAGCCCACCGGCGTCTGGGTCGAGGACGCCAAGATAGCCGCCATCGGCGTGCATGTGAGCCGCTCCGTCACGACGCACGGCTTCGCGCTCAATGTATGCCCCGACCTGTCATACTTCGACCACATCGTCCCCTGCGGCATGCCCGGCGCACAGGTCACATCTGTGGCGCAAGAATTGGGGCGCGGTCTCACGGTCTCCGACATGCTGCCGGTGTTGACGCGAGTCTTCGGCAGGAAGTTTGGGCTTGCCATCGAGTGGAGTAGCCTAGACGCCATCCAGAGCGCTGCCGCGCCTACTCCGACAAGAATTGACCCTTGA
- a CDS encoding alpha-ketoacid dehydrogenase subunit beta, which produces MAEMNVLEAVREAMREEMLRDERVFVLGEDVGVRGGVFLATDGFVDQFGAERVIDTPIAESSIAGMALGAAMHGMRPIAEIQFADFIWPVFNQIVGEAARARYGSSGKLSVPLVLRAPEGGGVRGALYHSQSAEAYFCHAPGLKVITPATPYDAKGLLKSAIRDDDPVIFLEHKRTYRLVRGEVPDGEYTLPIGKADVKRAGDDVSVFTYGLMVHHCIEAAQTLEGEGIDAEVVDLRTLRPLDTDAVLESAMKTGKALVVHEDNKVGGIGGEVAATIAEDAFEYLDAPVRRLAGPEVPAMPFSPPLEALYMLDSAKIADAIRSLAAY; this is translated from the coding sequence ATGGCAGAGATGAATGTGCTGGAAGCGGTGCGGGAGGCGATGCGCGAGGAGATGCTGCGCGATGAGCGCGTCTTCGTACTTGGCGAAGATGTCGGCGTGAGAGGCGGCGTGTTCCTTGCGACAGACGGCTTCGTTGACCAGTTCGGCGCGGAGCGCGTGATAGACACGCCCATCGCCGAATCCTCCATCGCGGGCATGGCGCTTGGCGCGGCGATGCACGGCATGCGCCCCATCGCCGAGATACAGTTCGCGGACTTCATCTGGCCCGTGTTCAACCAGATTGTCGGCGAGGCGGCGCGCGCGCGATACGGCAGCAGCGGCAAGCTGAGCGTGCCGCTGGTACTGCGCGCTCCGGAAGGCGGCGGCGTTCGCGGCGCGCTGTATCATTCACAGTCCGCGGAGGCGTATTTCTGCCACGCGCCGGGCTTGAAAGTGATAACACCCGCCACGCCATACGACGCCAAAGGGCTGCTAAAGAGCGCCATCCGAGACGACGACCCGGTGATTTTCCTCGAGCACAAGCGTACTTACCGGCTGGTGCGCGGCGAAGTGCCGGACGGCGAGTACACGCTGCCGATTGGCAAGGCGGATGTGAAACGCGCAGGCGACGATGTGTCGGTCTTCACATACGGCTTGATGGTGCATCACTGCATCGAGGCGGCGCAGACGCTCGAAGGCGAGGGCATCGATGCCGAGGTCGTTGACCTGCGCACGCTGCGTCCGCTCGACACGGACGCGGTGCTCGAATCCGCGATGAAGACGGGCAAGGCGCTGGTCGTGCACGAGGACAACAAGGTCGGCGGAATCGGCGGCGAAGTCGCAGCCACAATAGCGGAGGACGCCTTCGAGTATCTCGACGCGCCGGTGCGACGGCTTGCGGGTCCCGAAGTACCGGCGATGCCGTTCAGCCCGCCACTCGAAGCGTTGTACATGCTGGACTCCGCCAAAATCGCGGACGCGATACGCAGTCTGGCGGCGTATTAG
- a CDS encoding DUF1800 domain-containing protein encodes MANRDDIALMAHLMRRAGFGATRDELERFVAQGYEATVEELLHPEAQEPVDRYELLRYHPWSWKPGTIQGTGHATWLYHMVNTKAPLQEKMSVFWHGIFATGVSKVDHWDEILDMVDMLRDKGLGSFKQILMEVAQNPAMIYWLDNNENHADAPNENWGRELLELFSMGQGNYTEQDVFECSRAFTGWTITPKLPRFPMGRFDWDFEYREDDHDEGEKTFLGYTGNFNGEDIIDIIMAQPATSRFIARHLYNFFVADEAQVPAWQNVAPGDPDAIHLLADTFVESNGDITSVLRVLFNSDFFKEARFTRIKSPVEVVVNTLRFVGGHEFPAPGIGNLGRQMGYMGQEVLNPPSVEGWHTGREWINSGSLMRRINFVADLVGDTSLPGVQAIVGRLQDAGDMGSTDFVDTCVDLMGPLDLAPATRQELIDHANIDGDLKWSSQADVDFSTMRVSEMLQLIVSLRDYQYA; translated from the coding sequence ATGGCAAACAGAGACGATATTGCGCTGATGGCGCACCTGATGCGGCGCGCGGGTTTCGGGGCGACGCGAGACGAATTGGAGCGATTTGTCGCGCAGGGTTATGAAGCGACTGTCGAAGAGTTGCTGCATCCCGAAGCGCAGGAGCCTGTCGATAGGTACGAACTGCTGCGCTATCACCCGTGGTCGTGGAAGCCGGGCACAATTCAGGGCACCGGACATGCCACTTGGCTCTACCATATGGTCAATACGAAGGCACCGTTGCAAGAAAAAATGTCCGTCTTCTGGCACGGTATTTTCGCCACCGGCGTGTCAAAAGTTGACCACTGGGACGAAATCCTGGACATGGTTGACATGCTGCGCGATAAAGGCTTGGGCAGCTTCAAGCAAATCCTCATGGAAGTCGCGCAGAATCCTGCGATGATTTATTGGTTGGACAACAACGAGAACCACGCGGACGCCCCCAACGAGAATTGGGGACGCGAACTGTTAGAGCTGTTCAGCATGGGGCAGGGCAACTACACCGAACAGGATGTGTTTGAGTGCTCGCGCGCGTTCACCGGCTGGACGATTACGCCCAAGCTGCCGCGCTTCCCAATGGGTCGCTTCGATTGGGACTTCGAGTATCGCGAAGACGACCACGACGAGGGTGAGAAGACCTTCCTCGGCTACACAGGCAACTTCAACGGCGAAGACATCATCGACATCATAATGGCGCAGCCCGCCACATCGCGCTTCATCGCCCGCCACCTGTACAACTTCTTCGTGGCGGACGAGGCACAAGTTCCTGCGTGGCAGAATGTCGCGCCCGGCGATCCTGATGCCATTCACCTGCTTGCGGACACATTCGTCGAATCCAACGGCGACATCACATCCGTGCTTCGCGTGCTGTTCAACTCCGATTTCTTCAAGGAAGCGCGCTTCACCCGCATCAAGAGCCCTGTCGAAGTCGTGGTCAACACGCTGCGCTTCGTAGGCGGCCACGAATTTCCCGCGCCCGGCATCGGCAATCTCGGCAGGCAGATGGGCTACATGGGGCAGGAAGTGCTGAATCCACCGAGCGTTGAGGGCTGGCACACGGGCAGAGAGTGGATTAACAGCGGCTCGCTAATGCGCCGCATCAACTTCGTCGCTGACCTTGTAGGGGACACATCGCTGCCCGGCGTGCAAGCAATCGTAGGCAGACTGCAAGACGCAGGCGACATGGGTTCCACCGACTTCGTGGACACCTGTGTTGATCTGATGGGCCCCTTGGACCTCGCACCTGCGACACGACAAGAACTTATCGACCACGCAAACATCGACGGCGACCTGAAGTGGTCATCTCAAGCGGATG
- a CDS encoding SDR family oxidoreductase encodes MANSDGRLAGKVAAITGASKGIGRALAVGFAAEGASVCCAARTASDIEAVVGEITDSGGSAIAIQSDVTSLDDMERMHKAAADAFGGVDIVVVNAGGNIGAGSIEDSEPEEWTSTIDLNLKGAYYTAKTAIPYLKERGGGKIITIGSGIGHNGRPNTSAYACAKAGSWMLTRVLAQELWEYGISVNELVPGPVLTPGAIASWEREGQGVNTITSEWVKEAEDVLPLAMFLATQPDKGPTSQSFSLMRRDA; translated from the coding sequence ATGGCTAATTCAGACGGGCGCTTGGCGGGCAAGGTCGCGGCGATAACCGGCGCGAGCAAGGGTATCGGACGCGCGCTGGCAGTCGGGTTCGCGGCGGAGGGCGCATCGGTGTGCTGTGCCGCGCGGACGGCATCGGACATCGAGGCGGTCGTGGGCGAGATTACGGACAGCGGCGGCAGCGCAATCGCGATACAATCCGATGTGACGAGTCTCGACGATATGGAGCGGATGCACAAGGCGGCGGCGGACGCGTTCGGCGGCGTGGACATCGTTGTGGTGAACGCAGGCGGCAATATCGGAGCAGGCTCAATCGAGGACAGCGAACCCGAAGAATGGACGTCAACGATAGACTTGAACCTAAAGGGCGCGTACTACACAGCCAAGACCGCGATTCCTTACCTCAAGGAGCGCGGCGGCGGAAAGATAATCACAATTGGGTCGGGCATAGGACACAACGGCAGGCCGAACACCTCGGCTTATGCGTGCGCAAAGGCAGGCTCATGGATGCTAACGCGCGTTCTCGCCCAGGAGCTTTGGGAGTATGGCATTAGCGTGAACGAACTGGTTCCGGGGCCTGTGCTGACGCCGGGGGCAATCGCCTCATGGGAGCGCGAGGGACAAGGCGTGAACACAATCACCAGCGAGTGGGTTAAGGAAGCCGAAGACGTGCTGCCTCTCGCCATGTTCCTAGCAACGCAGCCCGACAAGGGACCAACATCGCAGAGTTTCAGCCTGATGCGCAGGGATGCTTAG
- a CDS encoding DUF2177 family protein, whose product MNMQRDGDKATDLHDTVIIITFSPCRLAMRMYSRSRSGGKAIKMNLGQVYRAIAAIVAYAVIDLVWHLLPFVTTMYESLRDASGLGNDWSFGKPMETWGGIEFVALLLFFILIGIANWRLAIEPAMKASSLNKAMVNSFILGLGAYATYSVPSFVAIAMWPVPLVFIDIIIGGFLSLATSTIVTAIALKLRDR is encoded by the coding sequence TTGAATATGCAGCGCGATGGGGACAAAGCTACAGATTTACATGACACCGTAATTATTATAACCTTCTCCCCGTGTCGGCTGGCTATGCGAATGTATTCTAGGAGCCGTAGCGGCGGGAAGGCGATTAAGATGAACTTGGGACAGGTGTATAGAGCCATCGCGGCTATTGTGGCGTATGCGGTCATCGACTTGGTGTGGCATTTGCTGCCGTTCGTTACCACGATGTACGAGAGTCTGCGCGATGCAAGCGGGCTGGGCAACGACTGGAGCTTCGGCAAGCCAATGGAGACTTGGGGCGGCATCGAATTCGTGGCGCTCCTGCTGTTCTTCATACTGATAGGCATAGCGAACTGGCGACTCGCTATCGAACCTGCAATGAAAGCGAGTAGCCTGAACAAGGCGATGGTCAACAGCTTCATTCTGGGCTTGGGCGCGTATGCCACTTACAGCGTGCCGTCGTTCGTCGCGATAGCTATGTGGCCCGTGCCGCTGGTCTTCATCGACATCATCATCGGTGGCTTCCTGAGCCTCGCCACATCCACGATTGTTACGGCTATTGCGCTCAAATTACGCGATCGTTGA
- a CDS encoding ABC transporter permease, giving the protein MWRYTLIRIASSIPVILVVGVITFSIIHIAPGDPAAIIGGDEATVEDLERIRQELGTDQPIHIQFIRWVGRLARGDLGTSIFSRQSITTLMAPRLQPTLSLGVQVIVLSTLLGISIGVISAWKAGAPIDRAFMFFAVLGFSAPGFWLAFILIWVFAVNFGWFPALGYRPIGDGILPHLHSMFLPVAVNSILSSAFISRITRSAMLDVLREDYVRTARAKGLRELVVYMRHAFRPASIPVVTVIGASLASLATGFVVTESIFAIPGLGRMLIEAIIRRDFPIIQAMMMVVATGYVLVNLFIDIIYAYLDPRIRY; this is encoded by the coding sequence ATGTGGCGTTACACACTTATTCGCATCGCCTCGTCTATTCCCGTCATTCTGGTTGTCGGCGTAATTACCTTTTCCATCATTCACATCGCGCCGGGCGACCCTGCGGCGATTATAGGCGGCGACGAAGCCACCGTCGAAGACCTGGAGCGCATTCGCCAAGAGCTTGGCACCGACCAGCCGATTCACATCCAATTCATTCGCTGGGTCGGGCGTTTGGCGCGCGGCGATTTGGGCACTTCCATATTCTCCAGGCAGTCGATAACCACCCTGATGGCGCCGCGCTTGCAACCTACGCTTTCGCTAGGTGTGCAAGTCATCGTGTTGTCAACGCTGCTCGGCATATCAATCGGCGTCATATCGGCGTGGAAAGCGGGTGCGCCTATCGACAGGGCGTTCATGTTCTTCGCGGTGCTAGGCTTCTCCGCGCCCGGCTTCTGGCTCGCTTTCATCCTGATATGGGTGTTTGCGGTCAATTTCGGCTGGTTCCCCGCGCTGGGGTATAGACCCATCGGCGACGGCATATTGCCGCACTTGCACAGCATGTTCCTGCCCGTCGCGGTGAACAGCATCCTGTCGTCCGCGTTCATATCGCGCATCACGCGCTCGGCAATGCTGGACGTGTTGCGCGAGGACTATGTGCGAACCGCGCGAGCCAAAGGACTGCGCGAACTCGTGGTGTACATGCGGCACGCGTTCCGGCCGGCGTCTATTCCCGTCGTTACGGTAATCGGCGCATCGCTGGCGAGCCTCGCCACCGGCTTTGTGGTAACCGAGTCCATATTCGCGATACCCGGTCTGGGCAGGATGCTGATTGAGGCGATAATAAGGCGGGACTTCCCAATCATTCAGGCGATGATGATGGTTGTGGCAACCGGATATGTGCTGGTCAACCTGTTCATCGACATCATCTACGCCTACCTAGACCCTAGGATACGGTACTAA
- a CDS encoding LLM class flavin-dependent oxidoreductase: MKFALITHLPWPEDTDARSIVEQTCEDIALGEELGLHSAWLAEHHFTRYGIGSSALVFAAAIAARTSKIRLGTAVLVPPLHNPIRLAEDTATLDLISNGRLDVGFGRGASPSEFTPYGVDHSDTQASFQESVNMIRGMWTTPEYTHEGQFYDVHSANLVPPVVQQPHPPIYIAATRTPATLEFAVKNGFPTMIGLTVDNESALELCHRYEAMSAEAGHNITTADIPFFRYCYLAESEERAREDAYKSLNWVIDLLQWRGTLNGASEASGSIEEWRRTRGAPSLTFDHVAEHRSIIGTPEQCIAKIKALQARGVEYFGCNFAFGGMPRDKVHAAMRLFADEVMGEFN; this comes from the coding sequence ATGAAGTTCGCTCTTATTACACACTTGCCTTGGCCTGAGGACACGGATGCGCGCAGCATTGTGGAGCAGACTTGCGAGGACATTGCGCTTGGCGAGGAGCTTGGGCTTCATAGCGCTTGGCTTGCTGAGCATCACTTTACGCGCTATGGCATTGGGTCGTCCGCGCTGGTGTTTGCAGCTGCGATTGCCGCTCGCACCAGCAAGATACGGCTTGGTACCGCCGTGCTCGTGCCACCGCTGCACAATCCGATTCGTCTCGCCGAAGACACAGCGACACTCGACCTCATCAGCAACGGGCGGCTTGATGTCGGCTTCGGGCGCGGCGCGTCTCCCAGCGAGTTCACTCCATACGGCGTCGATCACAGCGACACGCAGGCGAGCTTCCAAGAATCCGTCAACATGATTCGCGGCATGTGGACTACGCCGGAATATACTCACGAAGGGCAGTTCTATGATGTACATTCGGCGAACCTCGTGCCGCCGGTGGTACAGCAGCCGCATCCGCCAATCTACATCGCCGCCACGCGCACGCCCGCCACGCTGGAGTTCGCGGTGAAGAACGGCTTCCCCACGATGATAGGCTTGACTGTGGACAACGAATCCGCGCTGGAACTTTGCCACCGCTACGAGGCGATGTCCGCTGAGGCGGGGCACAACATCACGACGGCGGACATCCCGTTCTTTCGATACTGCTATCTTGCGGAGAGCGAAGAGCGGGCGCGCGAGGATGCGTACAAGTCGCTCAATTGGGTCATCGACCTGCTGCAATGGCGCGGAACGCTCAACGGCGCAAGCGAGGCGAGTGGCAGCATCGAAGAATGGCGCAGAACACGCGGCGCGCCGTCGCTCACCTTCGACCATGTGGCGGAGCATCGATCCATCATCGGCACGCCGGAGCAGTGCATCGCCAAGATAAAAGCACTGCAGGCGCGCGGCGTCGAATACTTTGGCTGCAACTTCGCCTTCGGCGGCATGCCCCGCGACAAGGTGCATGCGGCGATGCGGCTGTTCGCGGACGAGGTGATGGGGGAGTTCAATTAG
- a CDS encoding thiamine pyrophosphate-dependent dehydrogenase E1 component subunit alpha, whose protein sequence is MPDAPTQYAANAGTPDDATLLEMYGKMVLSRTLDERIWMLNRQGKAAIVASSQGHEAAQIGSVYALRRGVDQFYIYYRDLAVMLSLGMTPREIMLGFTAKTGEPLSGARQFPTHGAYPEIGLINLSNVIATQLPQAVGAALASRMKGSDAIVIAYFGDGASSFGDTHEAMNFAAVHRLPVVFMCENNKYATSVPQRWQMAVDSVASRAEGYGMPGITIDGCDVVAVHEAVSEAAARARIGDGPTLIEAQVERYLPHTSDDDDTRYRPRAEIEEARLRDPLKLFSDRLISLGILDNATDERLQAEARAQINTVTDEVEAADYPVTDDFFEHVYAAGN, encoded by the coding sequence ATGCCTGACGCGCCCACACAGTACGCGGCGAATGCAGGAACGCCTGACGACGCCACTTTGCTGGAAATGTACGGCAAGATGGTGCTGTCGCGCACGCTTGACGAGCGCATTTGGATGCTCAACCGACAAGGCAAGGCGGCAATCGTGGCGTCGTCGCAGGGACACGAAGCGGCGCAAATCGGCAGTGTGTACGCTCTGCGGCGCGGCGTGGACCAATTCTACATATACTACCGCGACCTCGCCGTGATGCTGTCGCTCGGCATGACTCCGCGCGAGATTATGCTCGGCTTCACGGCGAAGACAGGCGAGCCGTTGAGCGGCGCGCGGCAGTTCCCCACGCACGGCGCGTATCCGGAAATCGGGCTAATCAATCTGTCGAATGTCATCGCCACGCAGCTACCGCAGGCGGTCGGCGCCGCGCTCGCCAGTCGCATGAAAGGCTCGGACGCGATTGTCATCGCATACTTCGGCGACGGCGCGTCCAGCTTCGGCGACACGCATGAGGCGATGAACTTCGCGGCGGTGCACCGCCTGCCGGTCGTGTTCATGTGCGAGAACAACAAGTACGCGACATCCGTTCCACAGCGCTGGCAGATGGCAGTGGACAGCGTGGCGAGCCGCGCGGAAGGCTACGGCATGCCGGGCATCACGATAGACGGCTGCGATGTTGTCGCGGTGCACGAAGCGGTGTCCGAGGCGGCGGCGCGCGCGCGAATTGGCGACGGCCCCACGCTCATCGAGGCGCAGGTCGAACGCTACTTGCCACACACCAGCGACGACGATGACACGCGCTATCGTCCCCGCGCCGAGATTGAAGAGGCAAGGCTGCGCGACCCGCTCAAGCTATTCTCCGACCGCCTGATATCGCTGGGCATCTTGGACAACGCGACCGACGAGCGCCTGCAAGCCGAAGCGCGCGCCCAAATCAATACCGTCACCGACGAAGTAGAGGCCGCCGATTATCCTGTTACGGACGACTTCTTTGAGCATGTGTATGCGGCAGGAAACTAA